A genomic window from Acidobacteriota bacterium includes:
- a CDS encoding glutamate-cysteine ligase family protein, with the protein MGEQEVRKDTDNEQQRRFMRRLLDDVRALEQMLDQGVIESGKSRIGAEQELFLVDHTSRPVPKALEVLETIDDPHFTTELALFNLEFNADPIDLQGRCLSQLEEQLNTLLAKAREGAAAHGAEVLLTGILPTLVKPDMAMENMTPVPRYHALARAIQSLRGSEFEFNIEGVDELTLTHDSVMLESCNTSFQVHFQVDPDHFAHLYNISQAVAAPVLATATNSPMLFGKRLWRETRIALFQQSVDTRSAKSHLRQVQPRVSFGDRWLDNSVLEIFRADIARFRVLLSTEVQEDPFAELAAGRPPKLPALRLHNGTVYRWNRPCYGISNGHPHLRIENRILPSGPTVLDEVANAAYWFGLIRGLSDEMKDISRHMDFDVAKENFIAAARQGLDAHLEWPGRRPTPVPVLAREVLLPLAHDGLRALGIDSDEADRFLGVVEERVDKAQTGARWALTSLAAMKQQGTPGERMASLTQATLSRQKEGLPVARWQPARLEEANVWKEHYTQVHHLMSTDLFTVNADEVIDLVASMMDWQHIRYVPVEDDQHRLVGLMTHRILLRLLAQGHDPRTTPTAVRDVMQKEVITVGPEASSLDAIELMKQHKIGCLPVVDHGRLVGIITERDFLKIAGKLLEEFLTR; encoded by the coding sequence CGATTCATGCGTCGTCTTCTGGACGACGTGCGGGCTCTGGAGCAGATGCTCGACCAGGGCGTCATCGAGTCCGGCAAGAGCCGCATCGGGGCGGAGCAGGAGCTCTTCCTCGTCGATCACACCAGCCGACCGGTGCCCAAGGCCCTGGAAGTGCTGGAGACCATCGACGACCCCCACTTCACCACCGAGCTGGCGTTGTTCAATCTCGAATTCAACGCCGATCCCATCGACCTCCAGGGGCGTTGCCTGAGCCAGCTGGAGGAGCAGCTCAACACGCTGCTGGCGAAGGCCCGGGAGGGCGCCGCGGCCCACGGTGCCGAGGTCTTGCTCACCGGCATCCTGCCGACCCTGGTGAAGCCGGACATGGCGATGGAGAACATGACGCCGGTGCCCCGCTACCACGCTTTGGCGCGGGCGATCCAAAGCCTGCGGGGGAGTGAGTTCGAGTTCAACATCGAGGGCGTGGACGAGCTCACGCTGACCCACGACAGCGTCATGCTGGAATCCTGCAACACCAGCTTCCAGGTGCACTTTCAGGTCGATCCGGATCACTTCGCTCACCTCTACAACATCTCCCAGGCGGTGGCCGCGCCGGTGCTGGCGACGGCCACCAACTCGCCCATGCTCTTCGGCAAGCGATTGTGGCGGGAGACCCGCATCGCTCTTTTCCAGCAGTCGGTGGACACTCGCAGCGCCAAATCCCATTTGCGCCAGGTGCAGCCGCGGGTGAGCTTCGGGGACCGCTGGCTGGACAACTCGGTGCTGGAAATCTTCCGCGCCGACATCGCCCGCTTCCGGGTGCTGCTGAGCACCGAGGTGCAGGAGGATCCGTTCGCCGAGCTGGCCGCCGGCCGGCCGCCCAAGCTTCCCGCCCTGCGGCTGCACAACGGTACGGTTTACCGCTGGAACCGCCCGTGCTACGGCATCAGCAACGGTCACCCCCACTTGCGCATCGAGAACCGGATTTTGCCCTCGGGTCCGACGGTGCTCGACGAGGTGGCCAACGCCGCCTATTGGTTCGGCCTCATCCGTGGTCTCTCCGACGAGATGAAGGACATTTCCCGTCATATGGACTTCGACGTCGCCAAGGAGAACTTCATCGCCGCCGCCCGCCAGGGCTTGGACGCCCACCTGGAGTGGCCCGGGCGCCGGCCGACGCCGGTGCCGGTGCTCGCCCGGGAGGTGCTGCTGCCCCTGGCCCACGACGGCCTGCGGGCGCTGGGCATCGACAGCGACGAAGCGGACCGCTTCCTCGGCGTGGTGGAGGAGCGGGTCGACAAGGCCCAGACCGGAGCCCGCTGGGCCCTCACCTCGCTGGCGGCGATGAAGCAGCAGGGCACCCCCGGAGAGCGTATGGCCTCTCTCACCCAGGCCACCCTGTCGCGGCAGAAGGAAGGCCTGCCGGTGGCGCGGTGGCAGCCGGCGCGGCTGGAAGAGGCCAACGTCTGGAAGGAGCACTACACCCAGGTCCACCACCTGATGAGCACCGATCTGTTCACCGTCAACGCCGACGAGGTCATCGATTTGGTGGCGTCGATGATGGACTGGCAGCACATCCGCTACGTGCCGGTGGAGGACGATCAGCACCGGCTGGTGGGCCTGATGACCCACCGCATCCTGCTGCGGCTGCTGGCCCAGGGCCATGACCCGCGGACGACGCCGACGGCGGTGCGGGACGTGATGCAGAAGGAGGTCATCACCGTCGGCCCCGAGGCCAGCAGCCTCGACGCCATCGAGCTGATGAAACAACACAAGATCGGCTGCCTGCCGGTGGTGGATCACGGCCGGCTGGTGGGCATCATCACCGAGCGCGACTTCCTCAAG